A genome region from bacterium includes the following:
- a CDS encoding response regulator transcription factor, whose amino-acid sequence MKAHQSPTVFIIDNDAPLRASLRFLLESADLASQEFESGEAFLAAYDPGRAGCLILDVRLPGMSGIVLQQTLRERGCRLPIIVTTGFADVGTAVSMLKRGAFDFFEKPFTDQQILERVRQAIGFDASRRQVSAQREALSARIACLTAREHEVFQEVVHGKANKVVALEFGISEKTVEVHRARVMQKLGATSLAELVRMDLLAHAPTDSLLLRVARSAPARPTA is encoded by the coding sequence ATGAAGGCACACCAGTCGCCCACCGTATTCATCATCGACAACGACGCCCCCTTGCGGGCATCCTTGCGCTTCCTGCTCGAGTCGGCCGACCTGGCCAGCCAGGAGTTCGAAAGCGGGGAGGCCTTCCTGGCGGCGTACGATCCTGGGCGGGCCGGTTGCCTGATCCTCGACGTTCGCCTTCCCGGAATGAGCGGCATCGTCCTGCAGCAGACGCTGCGCGAGCGCGGCTGCCGCCTGCCGATCATCGTCACGACCGGCTTCGCCGACGTCGGCACCGCGGTGAGCATGCTGAAGCGAGGTGCCTTCGACTTCTTCGAGAAGCCGTTCACCGACCAGCAGATCCTCGAACGGGTCCGTCAGGCGATCGGCTTCGATGCCAGTCGCCGTCAGGTCAGCGCCCAGCGGGAGGCGCTGAGCGCCCGTATTGCCTGCCTGACCGCGCGCGAGCACGAGGTGTTCCAGGAGGTGGTGCACGGCAAGGCGAACAAGGTCGTGGCGCTGGAATTTGGGATCAGCGAGAAGACCGTCGAGGTCCACCGCGCCCGGGTGATGCAGAAGCTCGGCGCCACGTCGCTGGCCGAGTTGGTGCGGATGGATCTGCTGGCGCACGCGCCCACGGACTCGCTGCTGCTGCGCGTGGCGCGGTCCGCGCCGGCGCGGCCCACCGCCTGA
- the recD gene encoding exodeoxyribonuclease V subunit alpha, which produces MAGHDGVREAKRVMPLLDGLRTAGVLSGLDVAIAESLGRLAGETRGEVLLATALASRAVRQGHVCLDLARTVAEGPPRDDGGEPAAGATLPALAPWASALRASPLVADATADAGIAPLVLDAAHRLYLRRYWLYQESLATAICRRAAALADGVDEAVLADGLTRLFGPADDATPDRQRAAAYTAVTRRFCVVSGGPGTGKTHTVVRILALAIEQALASRAPAPRIALMAPTGKAAARLQEAVRSGTGSLACAPEVREAIPDEATTIHRALGAARRGATTFRRHRGDPLRADLVVVDEASMVDLALMARLFDALPAAARVVLLGDQDQLASVEAGAVLGDICNSGAPCGGGAAGAPGVSEAIVRLDRSYRFAGGIGALARAINAGAVEATWNVLDAGGDVGWHAAGPDGGLGADGEALVRRGLEDFCRARAASERMRALERFRVLCAHRRGPGGVEAVNARIEQLLADLGAIRLDGEWYVGRPILVTRNDYHLRLFNGDVGIIAAAEDGSSRRQAVFLTADGGERRLSPARLPPHETVFAMSVHKSQGSEFDAVAVLLPPEPSPVVSRELLYTAVTRARRHATIIAPRAVVDHAVSHAIARASGLRDRLWGAGENGAERSGGGQLPLFSGD; this is translated from the coding sequence GTGGCGGGGCATGACGGCGTGCGGGAGGCGAAACGCGTGATGCCGCTGCTCGACGGGCTGCGGACGGCCGGCGTGCTTTCGGGGCTGGACGTGGCGATCGCCGAGAGTCTCGGTCGCCTGGCGGGCGAGACCCGAGGGGAGGTGTTGCTCGCGACGGCGCTCGCCAGCCGCGCGGTGCGGCAGGGGCACGTCTGTCTCGATCTGGCGCGGACGGTCGCCGAGGGACCTCCGCGCGACGATGGCGGCGAGCCGGCGGCCGGCGCGACGCTGCCAGCGCTGGCGCCCTGGGCGTCGGCGCTGCGCGCCAGCCCGCTGGTCGCCGACGCGACCGCCGACGCGGGGATCGCGCCGCTGGTGCTCGACGCCGCGCACCGCCTCTATCTGCGCCGCTACTGGCTGTACCAGGAGTCGCTGGCGACGGCGATCTGTCGGCGCGCCGCGGCGCTGGCGGACGGCGTCGACGAGGCCGTGCTGGCGGACGGGCTGACGCGCCTCTTCGGCCCGGCTGACGACGCGACGCCGGACCGGCAGCGGGCGGCGGCGTACACCGCCGTCACCCGCCGCTTCTGCGTCGTCTCCGGGGGACCCGGGACCGGCAAGACGCACACCGTCGTGCGCATCCTGGCGCTGGCGATCGAGCAGGCGCTGGCCTCCAGGGCGCCGGCGCCGCGCATCGCGTTGATGGCGCCGACCGGCAAAGCCGCGGCGCGACTGCAGGAAGCGGTACGGTCGGGAACCGGGTCGCTCGCCTGCGCGCCGGAGGTGCGCGAGGCGATTCCGGACGAGGCGACGACCATCCATCGCGCCCTCGGCGCGGCGCGCCGCGGGGCCACCACGTTCCGTCGCCATCGCGGCGATCCGCTGCGCGCCGATCTGGTGGTGGTGGACGAGGCCTCGATGGTCGACCTGGCGCTGATGGCGCGCCTGTTCGACGCCCTGCCGGCGGCGGCGCGAGTGGTGCTGCTCGGCGACCAGGACCAGCTCGCGTCGGTCGAGGCCGGCGCGGTCCTGGGTGACATCTGCAACAGCGGCGCGCCGTGCGGAGGCGGCGCCGCCGGGGCCCCGGGGGTGTCCGAGGCCATCGTGCGACTCGACCGGAGCTACCGCTTCGCCGGCGGTATCGGCGCCCTGGCGCGGGCGATCAATGCCGGCGCGGTCGAGGCCACGTGGAACGTGCTCGATGCCGGCGGGGACGTGGGCTGGCACGCCGCTGGGCCTGACGGCGGCCTCGGCGCCGACGGCGAGGCGCTGGTGCGGCGCGGTCTGGAGGACTTCTGTCGGGCGCGGGCGGCGAGCGAGCGGATGCGCGCGCTGGAGCGCTTCCGCGTCCTCTGCGCCCATCGCCGCGGCCCGGGCGGCGTCGAGGCGGTGAATGCGCGGATCGAGCAGCTCCTCGCCGACCTGGGGGCCATCCGGCTCGACGGCGAGTGGTACGTCGGCCGGCCGATTCTGGTGACCCGCAACGACTACCACCTGCGGTTGTTCAACGGCGACGTCGGCATCATCGCCGCGGCCGAGGACGGCTCATCGCGGCGACAGGCGGTGTTCCTCACCGCCGACGGCGGTGAGCGGCGTCTCTCGCCGGCTCGTCTGCCGCCGCACGAGACCGTGTTCGCGATGAGCGTCCACAAGAGCCAGGGATCCGAGTTCGACGCCGTCGCCGTGCTGCTACCGCCGGAACCATCGCCCGTGGTGTCGCGCGAGCTCCTCTACACCGCCGTCACCCGCGCCCGCCGGCACGCCACCATCATCGCGCCGCGCGCCGTCGTCGACCATGCCGTCAGCCACGCGATCGCCCGCGCCTCGGGCCTGCGCGATCGACTGTGGGGGGCCGGGGAGAACGGAGCGGAGCGCTCGGGCGGCGGCCAGCTCCCGCTGTTCAGCGGCGACTGA
- a CDS encoding UvrD-helicase domain-containing protein: MTPLDPLSVPLAGLQLIEASAGTGKTFAITTLAVRAVLERIDIGRILIVTFTNAATAELRRRLRERLHLAHRLYENPATPADDDLRALVEQRSAAGHADGDRRRLRAALDGFDEAAIFTIHGFCQRALREFAFESGAPFDAELIGDPRPLLADAVRDVWAARLYDAPPPMVARLGDHKVSPSSLAHVAGLFAQHRDLAVREAPADDDADPALRWARQLMREAGPAVLETLARRKARANVQDFDDLLQQLDGALRGPNAAALAEGIGRRYGLALIDEFQDTDPVQYRIFHALHSRIGLPLFLIGDPKQAIYAFRGADVFAYLAAQRAATEQHTLLTNWRSSPRLVRAVNAVFDGVEEPFVIPEIPFRPATAAARNRDELGGAAANAAPLRILVPTRGELGRPDREPLTKPTGSGHWFYRALADQVVTLLDGRTTLGGRAVRAGDVAVLCRKNVQLAAVSDALRLAGVPSVALGDASVFESPEAQMLEHILRALAEPGDAVALRLALVTPLVGLNSEQVAALNADSARWDDWGERFQHWNERWRGSGVTAALRGLFDELEVAERVLAQPGGERRMTNLLHLGELLQQAASESRRGPRGLVDWLHRMRTDPTLRWDLGSEAAQIRLESDAHAVALITAHKSKGLQYPVVCCPFLWDVVEPRLERDWPCFHDDARRLTIDLGIPAAEDSRARRRQEQLAEETRLLYVALTRAEQLCLLLWAPFNGYEDSPLARLLHRLPRHGAPRERDAAALRGLTDDEIVADLQTLAAAAPDAIAVERLPPPRDLRHAPPIDDAAALIEPPALPPVTQAWRIASFTSLSAGAEALGVAAEEGIDRDEVAGGEASSASGASALRGFPRGRGPGTLVHRILELADFANDDPAALRALVARQLGAARLGAEWIEPLCAALRDVLDTPLVGGVDGFRLRDVPRRRRLTEMEFAFPVHRADGGALTPAALADVFARHGGTEAVRAYGERLRRLPFRPFAGYLRGYIDCVFAHEERWYVVDYKSNDLGAAPACYAPTALAVEMVRHDYVLQYHLYLVAVHRYLQRRLPGYDYVRHVGGALYLFVRGMAPACGPATGIVHDTPPLALIEGLLEVLGGGA; this comes from the coding sequence GTGACGCCGCTCGACCCGCTGTCGGTGCCGCTCGCCGGGCTCCAGCTCATCGAAGCGAGCGCCGGCACCGGCAAGACCTTCGCGATCACCACGCTGGCGGTGCGGGCCGTGCTCGAACGCATCGACATCGGCCGCATCCTCATCGTCACCTTCACCAACGCCGCCACCGCCGAATTGCGCCGGCGGCTGCGCGAACGCCTGCACCTGGCGCATCGGCTCTATGAGAATCCGGCGACCCCGGCGGACGACGATCTGCGCGCGCTGGTCGAGCAACGAAGCGCCGCCGGCCACGCCGACGGCGATCGCCGGCGGCTGCGCGCCGCGCTCGACGGCTTCGACGAGGCGGCGATCTTCACCATCCACGGATTCTGCCAGCGGGCGCTGCGCGAATTCGCTTTCGAGAGCGGGGCGCCCTTCGATGCCGAGCTGATCGGCGACCCACGCCCGCTGCTGGCCGACGCGGTGCGCGACGTGTGGGCGGCACGCCTGTACGACGCGCCACCGCCGATGGTGGCGCGGCTCGGCGACCACAAGGTGTCGCCGAGCAGCCTGGCCCACGTGGCCGGCCTCTTCGCGCAGCACCGCGACCTCGCCGTGCGTGAGGCGCCGGCGGACGATGACGCGGATCCGGCGCTGCGCTGGGCGCGCCAGCTCATGCGCGAGGCGGGACCGGCGGTGTTGGAGACCCTGGCGCGGCGCAAGGCGCGGGCGAACGTGCAGGACTTCGACGACCTGTTGCAGCAACTCGACGGCGCCCTGCGGGGGCCCAACGCGGCGGCGCTCGCCGAGGGCATCGGACGCCGCTACGGCCTGGCGCTGATCGACGAGTTCCAGGACACCGATCCGGTCCAGTATCGCATCTTCCACGCGCTCCACAGCCGCATCGGCCTGCCGCTGTTCCTGATCGGCGATCCCAAGCAGGCGATCTACGCCTTTCGCGGCGCCGACGTCTTTGCCTACCTCGCGGCGCAGCGGGCCGCGACCGAGCAGCACACCCTGCTCACCAACTGGCGGTCGTCGCCGCGCCTGGTGCGGGCGGTGAACGCGGTGTTCGACGGCGTCGAGGAGCCGTTCGTCATTCCCGAGATTCCCTTCCGTCCGGCGACGGCCGCGGCCCGCAACCGCGACGAGCTGGGCGGCGCGGCGGCGAACGCGGCGCCCCTGCGCATTCTCGTTCCCACGCGGGGCGAGCTCGGGAGGCCGGACCGCGAGCCGTTGACCAAGCCCACGGGCAGCGGGCACTGGTTCTACCGCGCCCTCGCCGATCAGGTCGTGACGCTGCTCGACGGGCGCACGACGCTCGGCGGGCGCGCGGTGCGCGCCGGCGACGTCGCCGTGCTGTGTCGCAAGAATGTCCAGCTCGCCGCGGTCAGCGACGCGTTGCGCCTTGCCGGCGTGCCCAGCGTGGCGCTCGGCGACGCCAGCGTCTTCGAATCGCCCGAGGCGCAGATGCTGGAGCACATCCTGCGAGCGCTCGCCGAGCCGGGCGATGCCGTCGCCCTGCGCCTGGCGCTGGTGACGCCGCTGGTCGGCCTGAACAGCGAGCAGGTCGCGGCGCTCAACGCCGACAGTGCGCGCTGGGACGACTGGGGCGAGCGATTCCAGCACTGGAACGAGCGCTGGCGCGGCAGCGGCGTCACCGCCGCGCTGCGCGGCCTGTTCGATGAGCTCGAGGTGGCGGAGCGCGTGCTCGCGCAACCCGGCGGCGAGCGGCGGATGACCAATCTGCTCCATCTCGGCGAGCTGCTGCAGCAGGCGGCGAGCGAGAGCCGCCGCGGTCCGCGCGGCCTGGTCGACTGGCTGCACCGCATGCGTACCGATCCGACCCTACGCTGGGACCTGGGCAGCGAGGCGGCGCAGATTCGGCTGGAGAGCGACGCGCACGCGGTTGCGCTGATCACCGCCCACAAGAGCAAGGGGCTGCAGTATCCGGTGGTCTGTTGTCCGTTTCTCTGGGACGTGGTCGAGCCGCGCCTGGAACGCGACTGGCCGTGTTTCCACGACGACGCGCGCCGCCTGACGATCGATCTGGGCATCCCGGCGGCGGAGGACAGCCGCGCCCGCCGTCGTCAGGAGCAGCTCGCCGAGGAGACGCGGCTGCTGTACGTCGCCCTGACCCGCGCCGAGCAGCTCTGCCTCCTGCTGTGGGCGCCGTTCAACGGCTACGAGGATTCGCCGCTGGCGCGGCTGCTGCATCGCCTTCCGCGACACGGCGCTCCCCGCGAGCGCGATGCCGCGGCGCTACGGGGACTCACCGACGACGAGATCGTCGCCGACCTGCAGACGCTGGCGGCCGCGGCGCCGGACGCGATCGCCGTCGAGCGGCTGCCACCGCCGCGCGATCTGCGGCACGCACCGCCGATCGACGACGCCGCGGCGCTCATCGAGCCCCCGGCGCTGCCGCCGGTGACGCAGGCGTGGCGGATCGCCAGCTTCACCAGCCTGAGCGCCGGCGCCGAGGCGCTGGGCGTGGCGGCCGAGGAGGGGATCGACCGCGACGAGGTGGCGGGCGGCGAGGCGTCGAGCGCGTCCGGCGCGAGCGCGCTGCGGGGATTTCCGCGCGGCCGCGGTCCGGGCACGCTGGTGCATCGCATTCTCGAGCTGGCCGATTTCGCGAACGACGACCCCGCGGCGCTGCGGGCGCTGGTGGCGCGCCAGCTCGGCGCGGCGCGCCTCGGCGCCGAGTGGATCGAGCCGCTGTGTGCGGCGCTGCGCGACGTCCTCGACACGCCGCTCGTCGGCGGGGTCGACGGCTTTCGCCTGCGCGACGTGCCGCGGCGGCGGCGGTTGACGGAGATGGAGTTCGCGTTCCCGGTTCACCGGGCGGATGGCGGTGCGCTGACGCCGGCCGCGCTGGCCGACGTGTTCGCGCGCCATGGTGGCACGGAGGCGGTCCGCGCCTACGGCGAGCGCCTGCGGCGGCTGCCGTTCCGGCCGTTCGCCGGCTATCTGCGCGGCTACATCGACTGCGTCTTCGCCCACGAGGAGCGGTGGTACGTCGTCGACTACAAATCGAACGACCTCGGCGCGGCGCCGGCGTGCTACGCCCCGACCGCGCTCGCCGTCGAGATGGTGCGGCACGATTACGTCCTCCAGTACCACCTGTACCTGGTGGCCGTGCACCGCTACCTGCAGCGTCGGTTGCCCGGCTACGACTATGTCCGCCACGTCGGCGGCGCGCTGTACCTGTTCGTGCGTGGGATGGCGCCGGCGTGTGGCCCGGCGACCGGCATCGTCCACGACACGCCGCCCCTGGCGCTCATCGAGGGGCTGTTGGAGGTCCTGGGTGGCGGGGCATGA
- a CDS encoding response regulator transcription factor, whose amino-acid sequence MLRSGGEIESSILARLLVPPPSRRIAMNAMDSEPDATAFVIAVAPLHRHDLVRGLAAAGVQSEGFGTVPDLLRARQADDAGCVVLDVDRPGLPGLAGQELLLRAGFAHPLIVLTGYGGVAVAVRALQRGAFDLIEKPCALPQMVASVAQALAFDRSRRGSHRERTAFLGRLNRLTPRERAVMALIVAGKANKVVAQELGISKKTVETHRARVMEKLAVGSLAELVRLDTLHGAG is encoded by the coding sequence GTGCTGCGATCGGGCGGCGAGATCGAATCCTCCATCCTGGCACGTCTCTTGGTTCCTCCGCCCTCGAGGAGGATCGCGATGAACGCGATGGATAGCGAGCCGGACGCCACCGCTTTCGTCATCGCGGTCGCGCCGCTGCACCGTCACGACCTGGTGCGCGGTCTCGCCGCCGCGGGGGTGCAGAGCGAGGGATTCGGGACCGTTCCCGATCTGTTGCGGGCGCGGCAGGCGGACGATGCCGGCTGCGTCGTGCTCGACGTGGACCGCCCGGGCCTCCCCGGTCTGGCCGGCCAGGAACTGTTGCTGCGGGCCGGATTCGCGCATCCGCTGATCGTGCTGACCGGCTACGGCGGGGTGGCCGTGGCGGTGCGGGCGCTGCAGCGCGGCGCATTCGATCTGATCGAGAAGCCCTGCGCGCTGCCGCAGATGGTGGCATCCGTCGCGCAGGCGCTGGCGTTCGACCGCAGCCGCCGCGGCAGCCATCGCGAACGGACGGCCTTCCTCGGACGCCTGAACCGGCTGACGCCACGCGAGCGCGCGGTCATGGCCCTGATCGTTGCCGGCAAAGCGAACAAGGTCGTGGCGCAGGAGCTGGGCATCAGCAAGAAGACCGTCGAGACCCACCGCGCCCGGGTGATGGAGAAGCTGGCGGTGGGCTCGCTGGCCGAGTTGGTGCGGTTGGACACCCTGCATGGCGCGGGATGA
- a CDS encoding sigma 54-interacting transcriptional regulator, whose amino-acid sequence MDPAREQSLDLRQLQRDYALSLRLLELGQQRDLEPFLREALALVVEAVDARQGYLQLHDERAGDEGWWIGHGFTDAELATVRGAISRGIIAEALATGQTIVTPSAMLDPRFGVRDSVRRSRIEAVLCAPIGDPPRGVLYLQGGTQPATFSEEERRRAETFARHLAPLADRMLDEHRRQQQSDPTSALRATLRLDGVIGRSPALAAVLRQAALVAPLNVDVLITGQPGTGKTQLARLIHDNSPRALQPFVELNCAAIPDSLLESELFGHVKGAFTGADGARDGKIRAAQGGTLMLDEVGELTPAAQAKLLQFLHAKTYYPLGATTPSTADVRVIAATNADLQQAVAEKRFREDLLFRLQVLPIRMPSLGERRDDLTELAAYFCREHCASHGLPRLELSPGARRALEAVEWPGNVRQLGNIVLAAVIRAAGEGVPYVERAHLFPDATLAEQAPGPETFQEATRRFQRDLLRSVLDETQWNVVETAHRLDLSRAHVYNLIRAFGLERGR is encoded by the coding sequence ATGGACCCTGCGCGAGAACAATCCCTCGATCTGCGACAGTTGCAGCGCGATTACGCGCTGTCCCTACGGCTGCTGGAGCTCGGCCAACAACGGGACCTCGAGCCTTTTTTGCGTGAGGCTCTGGCGCTCGTGGTCGAGGCGGTCGACGCTCGCCAGGGCTACCTCCAACTCCACGACGAGCGAGCCGGCGACGAGGGTTGGTGGATCGGCCACGGCTTCACCGACGCGGAGCTGGCCACCGTCCGCGGGGCGATCTCACGTGGCATCATCGCCGAGGCGCTCGCCACCGGGCAGACGATCGTGACGCCCTCGGCCATGCTCGATCCGCGCTTCGGCGTGCGCGACAGCGTCCGGCGCAGCCGCATCGAGGCCGTGCTCTGCGCGCCGATCGGCGATCCGCCGCGCGGCGTCCTCTACCTGCAGGGGGGCACGCAACCGGCGACGTTCTCCGAGGAGGAACGGCGGCGCGCCGAGACGTTCGCCCGCCACCTGGCGCCGCTGGCCGACCGCATGCTCGACGAGCACCGCCGCCAGCAGCAGAGCGATCCCACCAGCGCGCTCCGCGCCACCCTGCGGCTCGATGGCGTCATCGGCCGCTCGCCGGCGCTCGCCGCGGTCCTCCGCCAGGCGGCCCTCGTCGCCCCGCTCAACGTCGATGTCCTGATCACCGGCCAGCCCGGAACGGGCAAGACGCAGCTCGCGCGCCTGATTCACGACAACAGTCCACGCGCCCTGCAGCCGTTCGTCGAGCTCAACTGCGCCGCGATCCCGGACTCCCTGCTGGAGAGCGAGCTGTTCGGTCACGTGAAGGGCGCCTTCACCGGCGCCGACGGGGCGCGCGACGGAAAGATTCGCGCCGCGCAGGGCGGCACGCTGATGCTCGACGAGGTCGGCGAGCTCACCCCGGCCGCGCAGGCCAAACTCCTCCAGTTCCTGCACGCGAAAACGTACTACCCGCTCGGCGCCACCACGCCGTCGACCGCGGACGTGCGGGTGATCGCCGCCACCAACGCCGACCTGCAGCAGGCAGTGGCCGAGAAGCGCTTCCGCGAGGATCTCCTCTTCCGCCTGCAGGTGCTGCCGATCCGCATGCCGTCGCTCGGCGAGCGCCGTGACGATCTCACCGAGCTGGCCGCCTATTTCTGCCGCGAGCACTGCGCCAGTCACGGCTTGCCGCGCCTCGAGCTGTCGCCGGGCGCCCGGCGCGCGCTCGAAGCCGTCGAGTGGCCCGGCAACGTCCGCCAGTTGGGCAACATCGTGTTGGCCGCCGTCATCCGCGCCGCCGGCGAGGGGGTGCCATACGTCGAGCGCGCCCACCTCTTTCCAGACGCCACGCTCGCCGAGCAGGCGCCGGGCCCCGAGACTTTCCAGGAGGCGACCCGTCGCTTCCAGAGAGACCTGCTCAGGTCGGTGCTCGACGAGACGCAGTGGAACGTGGTCGAGACGGCACACCGCCTCGATCTGTCCCGCGCCCATGTCTACAACCTGATCCGCGCCTTCGGCCTCGAACGCGGGCGCTGA